In a single window of the Methylococcus sp. Mc7 genome:
- a CDS encoding VanZ family protein encodes MSDSTQNPYRYATLWRGLGWAMVAAVVVLSLLPHLPKPPSLLGWDKAQHFIAYAVLTFWFCLCYSRHWRWPAFFIALGSVLEVLQGFTGIRTTDPFDIVANSIGVFIGLGLSFTPLASALRRLDDFISRRLETLPE; translated from the coding sequence ATGAGTGATTCGACGCAGAACCCATACCGCTATGCGACCCTTTGGCGAGGCCTCGGCTGGGCCATGGTCGCCGCGGTCGTCGTTCTCTCCCTCCTTCCCCATTTACCCAAGCCACCGTCTCTTCTGGGCTGGGACAAGGCCCAGCACTTCATCGCCTATGCGGTCCTGACCTTCTGGTTCTGTCTGTGTTATTCCCGGCACTGGCGGTGGCCGGCTTTCTTCATCGCGCTGGGGAGCGTCCTGGAAGTACTGCAGGGCTTCACCGGCATCAGGACCACGGACCCCTTCGACATCGTTGCCAACAGCATCGGGGTGTTCATAGGCCTCGGCCTGAGCTTTACGCCGCTGGCATCCGCCCTGCGCCGGCTCGACGATTTCATTTCCCGCCGCTTGGAAACACTGCCCGAATAG
- a CDS encoding cytochrome b — protein MEIHRFLGWALAALVVGHVVMAIKHHHIDRDGVLKRMLPGQHPRAD, from the coding sequence GTGGAGATCCATCGATTCCTGGGTTGGGCTCTGGCGGCCCTGGTGGTGGGCCATGTCGTCATGGCGATCAAGCATCACCATATCGACCGCGACGGCGTTCTGAAACGGATGCTGCCCGGCCAACACCCGCGCGCCGACTGA
- a CDS encoding fatty acid desaturase, with translation MSILSKTRLGAIWPLPWWTGYSLSLVFPLAVLGFLATGPHRPLTALLWTLPMLLLLLADYFGPAETRIVPESAPVPFFDALLYLLSVLQLANLFALGRMVSQLGWSSVAEIAASLADLLAIRAMVSADFVSAGICPAHELIHRRSAGQRCLGRLLLATLGYDHFYLAHKLGHHARLGTADDPSTAFRGESFDAFYRRGLRQQWRIAWSVRRGAALAGMAFELAWLALYAVLFGPLAMLVLLHQARGAVRTLESVNYFQHYGLTEDSDSGNAVAWRNDSAISLFMFLALTRHADHHLRPGACFAALRTAAEGPKMPYGYMGMALWVQRRNESYRTWAEPQLDLERGGLESRLRKADAA, from the coding sequence ATGAGCATTCTATCGAAAACCCGGTTGGGGGCCATTTGGCCGCTGCCGTGGTGGACCGGCTACAGCCTCAGCCTGGTGTTCCCTCTGGCCGTGCTCGGCTTCCTCGCCACCGGTCCACACCGGCCACTGACGGCATTGCTCTGGACCCTGCCCATGCTGCTCCTGCTGCTGGCCGACTATTTCGGGCCGGCGGAAACCCGGATCGTGCCGGAATCGGCGCCGGTGCCGTTCTTCGATGCTCTGCTGTATCTGCTGTCGGTCCTGCAACTGGCGAACCTGTTCGCCTTGGGACGGATGGTTTCGCAACTGGGCTGGAGCAGCGTGGCCGAAATCGCGGCGAGCCTGGCCGATTTGCTGGCAATCCGGGCGATGGTCTCGGCCGATTTCGTTTCCGCCGGCATCTGTCCCGCGCATGAGCTGATTCACCGCCGGTCCGCCGGACAGCGCTGTCTGGGACGGCTGCTGTTGGCAACCTTGGGCTACGATCATTTCTACCTGGCGCACAAGCTGGGGCACCACGCCCGGCTGGGAACCGCCGACGATCCCTCGACCGCATTCAGAGGAGAGAGCTTCGATGCGTTCTACCGGCGCGGCCTGCGCCAGCAATGGCGCATCGCCTGGTCGGTCCGGCGCGGTGCGGCCCTGGCGGGGATGGCGTTCGAACTGGCGTGGCTTGCGCTCTACGCGGTGCTGTTCGGCCCGCTGGCGATGCTGGTATTGTTGCATCAGGCGCGGGGGGCCGTGCGGACATTGGAGTCGGTCAACTACTTCCAGCACTACGGTTTGACCGAAGATTCCGATTCGGGGAATGCCGTCGCCTGGCGCAACGATTCGGCCATCAGCCTGTTCATGTTCCTGGCGCTGACTCGCCATGCCGACCACCATCTCCGTCCCGGCGCGTGCTTCGCGGCGCTGCGCACCGCGGCGGAAGGACCGAAGATGCCTTACGGCTACATGGGCATGGCGCTGTGGGTGCAGCGGCGGAACGAGAGTTACCGGACTTGGGCGGAACCTCAGCTTGATCTGGAGCGGGGAGGGTTGGAGTCGCGCCTTCGGAAAGCAGATGCGGCATGA
- a CDS encoding ribonucleotide-diphosphate reductase subunit beta, whose product MRLDGVAPSIATTGATGLETIEMGARRIQVDDKKIINCRADLNQLVPFKYHWAWQKYLDACANHWMPQEINMNADIALWKSADGLTEDERTIIKRNLGFFSTADSLVANNLVLAVYRHITNPECRQYLLRQAFEEALHTHAYQYVVESLGLDEGEVFNMYRELPAVARKAEWALPFTQYLSDPHFKTGTVENDQRLLRELIAFYVIFEGIFFYVGFTQILSMGRRNKMTGTAEQFQYIMRDESMHMNFGIDVINQIKVENPPLWSEGFKAEMIRMIREAVDIETQYAYDTMPRGILGLNAPMFKEYLEFIANRRCAQIGLPEQYPGVSNPFPWMSEVLDLKKEKNFFETRVTEYQTGGTLSWD is encoded by the coding sequence ATGCGTCTGGACGGGGTGGCGCCTTCCATCGCCACGACCGGCGCCACCGGCCTCGAAACCATCGAGATGGGCGCCCGCCGCATCCAGGTGGACGACAAGAAGATCATCAACTGCCGGGCCGACCTCAACCAGCTCGTGCCCTTCAAGTACCACTGGGCCTGGCAGAAATACCTGGACGCCTGCGCCAACCACTGGATGCCGCAGGAAATCAACATGAACGCCGACATCGCGCTGTGGAAGAGCGCCGACGGATTGACCGAAGACGAGCGCACCATCATCAAGCGCAACCTCGGCTTCTTTTCCACCGCCGATTCGCTGGTCGCCAACAATCTGGTGTTGGCCGTGTACCGCCACATCACCAATCCCGAATGCCGCCAGTACCTGCTGCGCCAAGCCTTCGAAGAGGCCCTGCACACCCACGCCTACCAGTACGTGGTGGAATCGCTGGGGCTGGACGAGGGCGAGGTGTTCAATATGTACCGCGAGCTGCCGGCGGTGGCGCGCAAGGCCGAATGGGCCCTGCCGTTCACCCAGTACCTGTCCGATCCCCACTTCAAGACCGGCACGGTGGAGAACGACCAGCGCCTGCTGCGCGAGCTGATCGCCTTCTACGTGATCTTCGAAGGCATCTTCTTCTACGTCGGCTTCACCCAGATCCTGTCCATGGGACGCCGCAACAAGATGACCGGCACCGCCGAACAGTTCCAGTACATCATGCGCGACGAGTCCATGCACATGAACTTCGGCATCGACGTCATCAACCAGATCAAGGTCGAAAACCCCCCTCTGTGGTCGGAAGGCTTCAAGGCCGAGATGATCCGGATGATCCGCGAGGCGGTGGACATCGAAACCCAGTACGCCTACGACACCATGCCGCGCGGCATCCTGGGCCTCAACGCCCCGATGTTCAAGGAATACCTGGAGTTCATCGCCAACCGCCGTTGCGCCCAGATCGGCCTGCCGGAGCAGTATCCCGGCGTATCGAATCCGTTCCCGTGGATGAGCGAAGTGCTGGACCTCAAGAAGGAGAAAAACTTCTTCGAAACCCGAGTCACCGAGTATCAGACCGGCGGCACCCTGAGCTGGGACTGA